CAGCGAGGTCAGCACCAGCTCGCCCCGCTCGCCGTCCGGCAGCACCGCGCCGGTGACCGGGTCGATGATCTCCGGGAAGAAGTGGTCCTCCCACAGGTGCGGACCGTCCTTGGTCTCGACGCACTCGACGGCCACCCCGGGACCCATCAGCTCCGACAGGCCGTAGATGTCCACCGCGTGGATGTCGAGGCGCTGCTCGATCTCGCGGCGCATGTCCTCGGTCCACGGCTCGGCGCCGAAGATGCCCACCTTCAGGCTGGTGCGCCGCGGGTCGACGCCCTGGCGTTCCAGCTCGTCCACGATGGCCAGCAGATAGCTCGGGGTCACCATGACGACGTCCGGCTCGAAGTCGCGGATCAGCAGCGCCTGCCGTTCGGTCATGCCACCGGAGACCGGGATGACCGTGCAGCCCAGCTCCTCGGCGCCGTAGTGCGCGCCGAGCCCGCCGGTGAAGAGACCGTAGCCGTACGCCACGTGCACCCGGTCGCCCGGACGACCACCGGCGGCACGGATCGACCGGGCCATCAGCCGCGCCCAGGTGTCCAGGTCGTTCCGGGTGTAGCCGACCACGGTGGGCCGGCCGGTGGTGCCGGACGAGGCGTGCAGCCGGGCGACCCGCTCCCGCGGCACGGCGAGCATGCCGAACGGGTAGTTCTCGCGCAGGTCGGCCTTGCCGGTGAACGGGAAGCGGGCCAGGTCGGCCAGCTCCCGACAGTCGTCCGGGTGCACCCCGGCGGCGGCGAAGGCCTGCCGGTAGTGCGGCACGTTGTCGTACGCGTGCCGCAGCGACCGGCGCAGCCGGTCCAGTTGCAGCGCCCGCAGCTCGTCGACGCCGGCCCGTTCGACGGGTTCCAGCTCCTCCGGACGAGGGGTGCGGTCCTGCACGGTGACCTCCTGCGTGACGCGTCCGGCGACGCGGCCACGGCGCCGGGAGATGCTGCGTACCGTACGCGCTGCACCGGTCGTCCGGCCAGGTCACGGGCCTGGGCAGAGGCCGCCGTCGATGCTCACGCAGCGGCACGGCAGAATGCCGGAGAGTTGCCGAGGCACGGGAGGCTGCGGAGCATGACGCGTACCGGGACCACGCGGACGGTGCCGGCCGACGGGCGGGCGGAACGGGCGGCGGTGCCCCCGGCGAGCCGGCGGGACGACCTGATCGCCGTGCTGCTGGGAGCCTGCCTGATCGGTGGCGCCCTCTCCGACGGCTGGGCGCACACCAACATCCTGGACACCATCGAGGGCTTCTTCACCCCGTGGCACGGGCTGCTCTACGCCGGCTTCACCGCCACCGCGGCCTGGACATTCTGGCTGGCGTACCAGCGCCGGGACAGGGCACCGCACTGGTGGCGGGACGGCTGGCCGGCCGGCTACCGGGTGGGTGCGCTCGGCGTCGTGGTCTTCTTCGCCGGCGGGCTGGCGGACCTGGTCTGGCACGAGACGCTCGGCGTCGAGGTGGGGCTGAACGCCGGATTCAGCCCCAGCCACCTGCTGATCGACACCGGCGCGGTGCTCCTGCTGACCAGCCCGCTGCGCTCCTGGTGGGCCAGCGGCGAGGGCGGGCTCCGGTCGGTGACCGGGGTGGCGTCGATGACGCTCGGGGCGATGGCGACGACGATCCTGCTCAGCCACTCGACGGCGTTCCTGACCGCCGCGCCGACCCACCCGATCGGCGCCGCCGGCGCCCAGCAGCCGGCGATCCTCGGCGTCGACGCGTACCTCGTCACCACG
This genomic interval from Micromonospora sp. CCTCC AA 2012012 contains the following:
- the paaK gene encoding phenylacetate--CoA ligase PaaK — its product is MQDRTPRPEELEPVERAGVDELRALQLDRLRRSLRHAYDNVPHYRQAFAAAGVHPDDCRELADLARFPFTGKADLRENYPFGMLAVPRERVARLHASSGTTGRPTVVGYTRNDLDTWARLMARSIRAAGGRPGDRVHVAYGYGLFTGGLGAHYGAEELGCTVIPVSGGMTERQALLIRDFEPDVVMVTPSYLLAIVDELERQGVDPRRTSLKVGIFGAEPWTEDMRREIEQRLDIHAVDIYGLSELMGPGVAVECVETKDGPHLWEDHFFPEIIDPVTGAVLPDGERGELVLTSLTREAMPVVRYRTRDLTRLLPGTARPMRRIEKITGRTDDMMIVRGVNVFPTQIEELILRLPALSPHFQCVLDRQGRLDTLTVNVERRAGVAADEAERAGATLVEQVKNTIGVSVAVRVIEPDGVERSMGKMRRIVDQRRGR